A region from the Aliiroseovarius sp. F47248L genome encodes:
- a CDS encoding AsnC family transcriptional regulator gives MTALDDIDRALVNALQDDLPLDHRPFAPLAEKLGLTEEALLDRVRALRASGVLTRFGPFFDAAAMGGAFCLCAMEVPADRFDEVNDKVNAHPEVAHNYERSHKLNMWFVLACETPEGIAKIAARIEDETGLKVLQFPKLQEFYIGFRVAA, from the coding sequence ATGACCGCCCTTGACGATATCGACCGCGCGCTGGTCAACGCCCTGCAAGACGACCTGCCGCTGGACCACCGCCCCTTCGCACCCCTGGCCGAAAAACTTGGCCTGACGGAAGAGGCGCTTTTGGACCGTGTCCGCGCCTTGCGCGCATCCGGCGTTCTGACCCGCTTCGGCCCGTTCTTTGACGCGGCCGCCATGGGCGGGGCGTTCTGCCTGTGCGCGATGGAAGTGCCGGCGGATCGGTTTGACGAGGTCAACGACAAGGTCAACGCCCACCCTGAAGTGGCGCACAATTACGAACGCTCGCACAAGCTGAACATGTGGTTCGTGCTGGCCTGCGAAACACCCGAAGGCATCGCCAAAATTGCCGCCCGGATCGAGGATGAGACCGGCCTTAAAGTCCTGCAATTCCCGAAACTTCAGGAATTTTACATCGGCTTCAGGGTGGCAGCATGA
- a CDS encoding UbiX family flavin prenyltransferase: MTRVVLGVAGASGAALALATARHLSALGAEIDLVISAAAERTLLEECGEGAFDQITAMATRYHERGNIGAAIASGSAPVDGMIVAPCSMRSLAAIANGLDDNLLTRAASVQLKERRPLVLMTREAPLTLAHLRNMTQATEMGAIILPPVPAFYMVPESVDQVVDQIAARAVDLLRIAPPIALDWKG, from the coding sequence ATGACCCGCGTCGTCCTTGGCGTCGCGGGCGCATCAGGTGCCGCGCTTGCACTGGCCACCGCGCGCCATTTGTCCGCCCTAGGGGCCGAGATCGACCTTGTGATCAGCGCCGCTGCAGAACGCACTTTACTTGAGGAATGTGGCGAGGGTGCCTTTGATCAGATCACCGCTATGGCGACCCGCTATCACGAGCGCGGCAATATCGGCGCTGCGATTGCGTCTGGCTCTGCCCCTGTTGATGGCATGATCGTCGCACCTTGTTCCATGCGCAGCTTGGCGGCGATTGCGAACGGGCTGGATGACAACCTGCTGACCCGCGCCGCCAGTGTGCAACTGAAAGAACGCCGCCCGCTGGTTCTGATGACGCGCGAGGCACCCCTGACGCTGGCCCATCTGCGCAACATGACGCAAGCCACGGAAATGGGCGCGATCATCCTGCCGCCGGTGCCAGCCTTCTACATGGTGCCCGAAAGCGTGGATCAGGTGGTGGATCAAATCGCCGCCCGCGCGGTGGATTTGCTGCGGATCGCGCCGCCGATTGCGCTGGATTGGAAGGGCTAG
- a CDS encoding DUF2478 domain-containing protein — MRIACITAEGRGETDRLISEAAATLEAEGFVLNGIVKVLQDMPEGSHHCDMDVRVLADNRTIRITQSLGEGSDGCRLNPEAIAQAVAAVDQASSLDADAFILNKFGPEEAEGRGFRAAIATALEKDIPVLVGLSAGEGSRKGFAEFVGDMVETLPANPDAILTWVRG, encoded by the coding sequence ATGAGGATCGCTTGCATCACCGCAGAAGGCCGGGGTGAAACCGACCGCCTGATTTCCGAGGCCGCCGCCACCCTTGAAGCCGAGGGCTTCGTGCTGAACGGCATCGTCAAGGTTTTGCAGGACATGCCCGAAGGCTCGCACCATTGCGACATGGATGTGCGTGTTCTGGCGGACAATCGCACCATCCGCATCACCCAATCGCTGGGCGAAGGGTCGGATGGGTGCCGTCTGAACCCCGAAGCGATTGCCCAAGCCGTGGCCGCCGTGGATCAGGCCAGCAGCCTGGACGCTGACGCCTTCATCCTGAACAAATTTGGCCCGGAAGAGGCCGAAGGCCGCGGCTTTCGCGCCGCCATCGCCACCGCGCTTGAAAAAGACATCCCGGTTTTGGTGGGCCTAAGCGCGGGCGAGGGCAGCCGCAAGGGTTTTGCCGAATTTGTTGGCGACATGGTAGAAACTCTGCCTGCCAATCCCGACGCAATCCTGACATGGGTGCGCGGCTAG
- a CDS encoding AsnC family transcriptional regulator, with translation MSIDATDRAIIEALQSGLPLVPAPYAEVAKKLGLEESDLTTRLAAMKESGVIRRIAAAPNHYKLGMIANGMTVWDVDDAVLAEVGPKVGALPFVTHSYERPRALPDWPYNLFAMVHGSSREEVEEKRQQIVDLLGDALRSSDTLYSTRILKKTGLRLRKKGG, from the coding sequence ATGAGCATTGACGCAACAGACCGCGCCATCATCGAAGCGCTGCAATCCGGCCTGCCGCTGGTCCCTGCCCCCTACGCCGAAGTGGCCAAGAAGCTGGGGCTTGAGGAATCCGATCTAACCACGCGCCTCGCCGCGATGAAGGAAAGCGGCGTCATCCGCCGCATCGCCGCCGCCCCCAACCACTACAAACTGGGCATGATCGCCAATGGCATGACGGTTTGGGATGTTGACGACGCGGTGCTGGCCGAAGTCGGCCCGAAAGTCGGCGCGCTTCCCTTCGTCACCCACAGCTATGAACGTCCGCGCGCCCTGCCCGACTGGCCTTATAACCTGTTCGCCATGGTCCACGGATCATCGCGCGAAGAGGTTGAGGAAAAGCGCCAACAGATCGTCGACCTTCTGGGCGATGCGCTGCGCAGCTCTGACACGCTCTACTCCACTCGCATTCTGAAAAAGACGGGGCTTCGGCTTCGCAAGAAAGGGGGCTGA
- a CDS encoding UbiD family decarboxylase, producing MRTLPSFPTLRAYLDWAASRGDLTHLPDPVSVRHQMTAVHRAVLERGGPVLRFDTPVLDGGGVSNVPVVVNLFGTPERVAAGLGITPDKLDDLGAFLAALRAPTPPDGMRDALSRWPMLKAALATRPKIMRRAPVQAEVHTDPDLSTLPIQTHWPGDAGPLITWPVVLTRPHGGDAGDVNRYNAGVYRAQVIDRDRIIMRWLAHRGGAAHHRSWAAHNEPMPVAIALGADPATLLSAALPLPETVSELGFAGVFSGARPRLVPAKTVPLMVPADAEMVIEGWVHPSETAPEGPFGDHTGYYNQVDPFPVMQVSALTHRKDPIYLSTYTGRPPDEPAIIGEVFNRLALPLIRAQIPEIRDLWLPPAAASYRMAVISIDKRYPGQARRVMMALWGMLPQFSYTKMIVVVDDDIDPRNWDDIAWALATRMDPSRDVTILEKTPMDYLDFASPEPGLAGKIGIDATNKIGAEKTREWGEVMHTNPKDVAFAADLLARHLPELSQ from the coding sequence ATCCGCACCCTGCCCTCCTTCCCGACCCTGCGCGCCTATCTGGATTGGGCAGCTTCGCGGGGCGATCTGACCCACCTGCCCGACCCCGTGTCGGTGCGCCACCAGATGACCGCCGTGCACCGCGCGGTGTTGGAACGTGGCGGGCCGGTTCTGCGCTTTGACACACCTGTGCTGGATGGGGGCGGCGTATCCAATGTGCCGGTCGTGGTGAACCTGTTTGGAACGCCCGAACGTGTGGCCGCTGGCCTTGGCATCACGCCAGACAAGCTGGATGATCTTGGCGCGTTTCTGGCCGCCTTGCGCGCGCCAACGCCGCCCGACGGAATGCGCGATGCGCTATCGCGTTGGCCCATGCTGAAAGCCGCGCTTGCGACCCGCCCCAAGATCATGCGCCGCGCCCCGGTGCAGGCCGAGGTTCACACGGATCCGGACCTATCAACCCTGCCGATCCAGACCCATTGGCCCGGTGACGCAGGCCCGTTGATCACATGGCCCGTTGTTCTGACCCGCCCGCATGGCGGCGATGCAGGCGACGTGAACCGCTACAACGCGGGCGTTTACCGCGCGCAGGTCATCGACCGCGACCGGATCATCATGCGCTGGCTGGCCCACCGGGGCGGCGCCGCGCATCACCGTTCTTGGGCCGCGCATAACGAACCGATGCCCGTGGCGATTGCCTTGGGCGCGGACCCGGCCACGCTTCTCTCCGCCGCCCTCCCCTTGCCTGAAACGGTCTCGGAACTGGGTTTCGCGGGCGTCTTTTCCGGCGCGCGGCCCCGCCTTGTGCCAGCCAAGACCGTCCCCCTGATGGTGCCAGCGGATGCCGAGATGGTGATCGAAGGCTGGGTCCACCCGTCTGAGACCGCGCCCGAAGGCCCGTTTGGCGACCACACCGGATACTACAATCAGGTCGATCCCTTCCCGGTGATGCAGGTCAGCGCGCTGACCCACCGCAAAGACCCGATTTACCTGTCCACCTACACCGGTCGCCCGCCGGACGAGCCCGCGATCATTGGCGAGGTGTTCAACCGCCTCGCCCTGCCCCTGATCCGCGCGCAGATCCCCGAGATTCGCGACCTGTGGCTGCCCCCCGCCGCCGCATCCTATCGCATGGCGGTGATCAGCATCGACAAGCGCTATCCGGGGCAGGCGCGTCGGGTGATGATGGCGCTTTGGGGGATGTTGCCGCAATTCAGCTATACCAAGATGATCGTCGTGGTGGATGATGACATCGACCCGCGCAATTGGGATGACATCGCTTGGGCACTAGCGACCCGGATGGACCCGTCGCGCGACGTGACGATATTGGAGAAGACGCCGATGGACTACCTCGACTTCGCCTCGCCCGAGCCGGGTCTCGCTGGCAAGATCGGCATCGACGCCACGAACAAGATCGGCGCGGAAAAAACCCGCGAATGGGGGGAAGTCATGCACACCAACCCGAAAGACGTGGCTTTCGCCGCTGACCTGTTGGCGCGACATTTGCCGGAGCTGTCCCAATGA
- the nirJ gene encoding heme d1 biosynthesis radical SAM protein NirJ: protein MFRLTEYMHQLAKPTPVRQRRGDGMVKPVVIWNLTRRCNLKCRHCYTVSADVNFPGELSEAQAMDTLEDLGQFKVPAIILSGGEPLDSPYLFPLAKRARKLTRVLALSTNGTKIHGEVADQVADIGFNYVGISIDGIGETNDWFRGVDGAFDDAVRGVRELKKRDVRVGLRFCLTEGTQHHLPDLLKLCDDEGVDKFYLSHLVYAGRGDKNRGEDAHHLMTRKGMDLLIDRAWESASGGRQLDIVTGNNDADAGYFLQWAAENFDTEKVAHLREHLVAWGGNSSGMGVANIDFLGKVHPDTYWSDYTVGNVKDTPFSELWTGDDPMLATLRTRPRPLKGRCGACAIQDVCGGNTRIRALQVTGDPWAEDPACYLTNDEIGVTDADRLEVTPFRGKSNDPKHQFF, encoded by the coding sequence ATGTTCCGCCTGACCGAATACATGCACCAACTCGCCAAACCCACGCCCGTGCGCCAGCGCCGGGGTGACGGGATGGTGAAACCGGTGGTGATCTGGAACCTGACGCGCCGCTGCAACCTGAAATGTCGCCACTGTTACACCGTGTCGGCCGACGTAAATTTCCCCGGCGAATTGTCCGAGGCGCAGGCTATGGACACGTTGGAAGATCTGGGCCAGTTCAAAGTCCCCGCGATCATCCTGTCGGGCGGCGAGCCGCTGGACAGCCCCTATCTGTTCCCGTTGGCTAAACGCGCTCGGAAACTCACACGCGTGCTGGCCTTGTCGACCAACGGTACCAAAATTCACGGTGAGGTTGCCGATCAGGTGGCTGACATTGGGTTCAACTATGTCGGCATCTCGATCGACGGGATTGGCGAAACGAACGACTGGTTCCGTGGCGTCGATGGCGCCTTTGACGACGCCGTGCGCGGAGTTCGCGAGCTGAAAAAGCGCGACGTGCGCGTGGGCCTGCGTTTCTGCCTGACCGAAGGCACGCAGCACCATTTGCCCGACCTTCTGAAGCTGTGCGATGATGAAGGGGTCGACAAATTCTATCTGTCCCACCTTGTCTATGCCGGTCGCGGCGATAAAAACCGGGGCGAGGATGCACACCACCTGATGACCCGCAAGGGCATGGATCTGCTGATCGACCGCGCGTGGGAAAGCGCGTCGGGCGGGCGGCAGTTGGACATTGTCACCGGCAACAATGACGCCGATGCGGGCTATTTCCTGCAATGGGCGGCCGAGAATTTCGACACCGAAAAAGTCGCCCATCTGCGCGAGCATCTTGTGGCTTGGGGCGGCAACTCATCCGGTATGGGCGTCGCCAATATCGACTTTCTGGGCAAGGTTCACCCCGACACCTATTGGTCCGACTACACCGTCGGCAACGTGAAAGACACGCCGTTTTCCGAGCTGTGGACCGGTGATGACCCGATGCTCGCCACGCTACGCACCCGCCCGCGCCCGCTTAAGGGCCGCTGCGGCGCTTGCGCGATCCAGGATGTCTGCGGCGGCAACACCCGCATCCGCGCGTTGCAGGTGACGGGCGATCCGTGGGCCGAAGATCCGGCCTGCTATCTGACGAATGACGAAATTGGCGTGACCGATGCCGACCGGCTTGAAGTCACCCCCTTCCGAGGCAAAAGCAATGATCCGAAACACCAGTTTTTCTAA
- a CDS encoding FeoC-like transcriptional regulator: MAVLLDIRNYVKTHGQTSLLDLSHRFHMQPEAIRGMLDHWQRKGVIRRVDVADNCGGCAIKVGCGSCSSNAAFETYEWAAGRA, encoded by the coding sequence ATGGCCGTTCTATTGGACATCCGAAACTATGTGAAAACACATGGGCAGACGAGCCTTCTGGATCTGTCGCACAGGTTCCATATGCAACCCGAAGCCATTCGCGGCATGTTGGACCATTGGCAGCGCAAGGGCGTGATCCGGCGGGTCGATGTGGCCGACAATTGCGGCGGATGCGCGATCAAGGTCGGGTGCGGCAGTTGTTCGTCGAACGCTGCGTTTGAAACCTATGAGTGGGCGGCAGGCCGCGCCTAG
- a CDS encoding SCP2 sterol-binding domain-containing protein, giving the protein MHDHAVQLPVFPRLPAFALRGLPLTPIALALGAFARRLAARHPSMFKRLGDYGTLRFVLDPTDLPVTLLLEPRAGNPRLRLSRKPLAGDARIAGPLSGLLGMVHGAYDGDALFFSRDLVIEGDTAAVLALRNAIDDAELDLAAEAEAMSGPFAPQVKRLIGLAETKTGVALSRHEEEPLW; this is encoded by the coding sequence ATGCATGATCACGCAGTCCAACTGCCCGTCTTTCCCCGCCTTCCGGCCTTTGCCTTGCGCGGGCTGCCCCTGACGCCGATCGCGCTGGCGTTGGGCGCGTTTGCCCGGCGCTTGGCCGCGCGGCATCCGTCGATGTTCAAGCGGCTTGGCGACTATGGCACGTTGCGCTTCGTGCTGGACCCGACCGACCTGCCGGTGACGCTTTTGCTGGAACCCCGCGCGGGCAATCCCCGCTTGCGCCTGTCGCGTAAACCGCTCGCGGGGGACGCGCGGATCGCCGGGCCTCTGTCCGGGCTTCTGGGCATGGTGCACGGGGCTTACGATGGCGATGCGCTGTTTTTCTCGCGCGATCTGGTGATCGAAGGCGACACCGCCGCCGTTCTGGCCCTGCGCAACGCCATTGACGACGCTGAACTTGACCTCGCCGCCGAGGCCGAGGCGATGTCCGGCCCCTTCGCCCCTCAGGTCAAGCGCCTGATTGGGCTTGCAGAAACCAAAACCGGCGTGGCCCTGTCGCGCCACGAGGAGGAGCCCCTGTGGTAA
- a CDS encoding CbiX/SirB N-terminal domain-containing protein yields the protein MDHIDALIVSHGQPSSPDPAEAALAAYVAQVQVHVPDLRLGSATLAKPGSLDALLERMAPGAVIYPLFMSDGWFVRTCLAGRVGDAPFAVMTPFGMDPDLPDLAASGLRAEGWADGDPLLLVAHGSGSGRPAPERATDDFAKALATALGGANISVGFLEQSPTIPEVAKGLPDNVLCLPFFAMEGDHVREDVHEELGECAFKGRVLPVISQLPGVDAMVARAIKAKLAEGSAAQQAASA from the coding sequence TTGGACCATATCGACGCCCTGATCGTCTCGCACGGCCAACCCTCGTCGCCCGATCCGGCCGAAGCCGCGTTGGCCGCTTATGTCGCGCAGGTGCAAGTCCATGTGCCAGACTTGCGGCTGGGATCGGCCACGCTGGCCAAACCCGGCAGCCTTGACGCACTGCTTGAACGCATGGCCCCCGGTGCGGTGATCTATCCGCTGTTCATGTCCGATGGCTGGTTCGTGCGCACCTGTCTTGCGGGGCGTGTGGGCGACGCGCCTTTTGCGGTGATGACGCCATTTGGCATGGACCCGGACCTGCCGGATCTGGCCGCCTCTGGCCTGCGGGCCGAAGGCTGGGCCGATGGCGATCCGCTGCTGCTGGTCGCGCATGGGTCGGGCAGCGGACGCCCCGCGCCTGAACGCGCGACGGATGATTTCGCCAAAGCTCTGGCCACCGCGCTTGGCGGCGCGAACATATCGGTCGGGTTTCTGGAACAATCCCCCACCATTCCCGAGGTCGCAAAAGGCTTGCCGGACAATGTCCTGTGCCTGCCCTTCTTCGCGATGGAGGGCGACCACGTACGCGAAGACGTGCACGAGGAACTGGGTGAGTGCGCCTTCAAAGGCCGCGTTTTGCCAGTCATCAGCCAATTGCCCGGCGTCGATGCGATGGTCGCCCGCGCCATCAAGGCGAAACTGGCCGAAGGAAGCGCCGCACAGCAAGCGGCGTCGGCCTAA
- a CDS encoding peptidase U32 family protein, with translation MEIVCPAGTPASLRAAVKAGAHTVYCGFADETNARNFPGLNFDRDEMREGVKFAHDHGAKVLVAINTYPRAGAEAIWHRAVADAEKCGVDAVILADLGLLAYAAKHHPGLRRHLSVQAAAANADMLNFYASEFGVKRVVLPRVLSVPEIAAINAETEVETEVFVFGGLCVMAEGRCSLSSYATGLSPNMNGVCSPASHVEYHDDHGALSAKLGGFTIHKVGADEPAPYPTLCKGCFSAGDATGHLFEDPVSLNAEKLIPQLAKAGVTALKIEGRQRSRSYVAQVVRNFRAAVEAQAAGRPMPEGMLAQLTEGQAATAGAYKKTWR, from the coding sequence ATGGAAATCGTTTGCCCCGCCGGCACGCCCGCATCCCTGCGCGCGGCTGTGAAAGCGGGGGCGCACACCGTCTATTGCGGATTTGCCGATGAAACCAACGCGCGCAACTTTCCCGGACTGAACTTCGACCGGGACGAAATGCGCGAAGGCGTGAAATTTGCCCATGACCACGGCGCGAAAGTGCTGGTGGCGATCAACACATACCCCCGCGCGGGGGCCGAGGCGATCTGGCACCGCGCTGTGGCGGACGCGGAAAAATGCGGCGTCGATGCGGTGATTCTGGCCGATCTGGGCTTGCTGGCCTACGCGGCCAAGCACCATCCCGGCCTGCGTCGGCACCTGTCGGTGCAAGCCGCCGCCGCCAATGCCGATATGCTGAATTTCTATGCCAGCGAGTTTGGCGTGAAGCGCGTCGTGCTGCCGCGCGTTCTGTCCGTGCCCGAAATTGCCGCGATCAACGCGGAAACCGAGGTCGAGACCGAGGTGTTCGTCTTTGGCGGCCTGTGCGTGATGGCGGAAGGGCGCTGTTCGCTGTCATCCTATGCCACCGGGTTGTCGCCCAACATGAACGGCGTGTGCTCGCCCGCAAGCCATGTGGAATACCACGACGATCACGGCGCGCTGTCGGCCAAGCTGGGCGGGTTCACCATTCACAAGGTCGGCGCGGATGAACCCGCGCCTTATCCCACGCTGTGCAAGGGCTGCTTCAGTGCGGGCGACGCCACCGGGCATCTGTTCGAAGATCCGGTCAGTTTGAATGCTGAAAAGCTGATCCCTCAATTGGCGAAGGCCGGGGTGACGGCTTTGAAGATCGAGGGGCGGCAACGCTCGCGGTCTTACGTGGCCCAAGTGGTGCGCAACTTCCGCGCCGCTGTTGAGGCGCAGGCCGCCGGGCGTCCGATGCCCGAGGGGATGCTGGCGCAACTGACCGAAGGGCAGGCCGCGACCGCGGGCGCCTATAAGAAGACCTGGAGATAA
- a CDS encoding nitrite reductase translates to MIRNTSFSKALTLVAALTALPIAASADPVADYQEHCAECHAENRLGAQGPALIPETLARMRGPKIAEVIRDGRVTTQMPAYGEELSEEQIAALADYLKTPLDTIPPWNEPEITASRVMDEDYAPVDAPVWPSDPMNVTLAVETGDHHVSVLDGDTFEVLDRFETPFAVHGGPKFTPDGKFVFIMSRDGWVQKYDIYALKQVGRVRAGLNSRNIAMSGDGKWLAVANYLPNTLTILSTDDLSVAEVHQVVGKDGTPSRVSAVYQAPPRDSFVLALKDVPEIWEVSYSKNPDLGIYAAGFTHDWRIEGPTKQDTPFPIRKITTPDYLDDFFFDQKYEHIMGASRKGEDGLVIDLVIGQKVADLDLPGMPHLGSGITWDWNDTKVMATPHLKEGVVSVIDMNSWKTVKRITTEGPGFFMRSHKSSPYVWADVFFGPNKDKMHIIDKKTLEIVKTLQPVPGATVAHVEFTKDGSHALVSVWEDEGEVLIYDAKTLEIVKRLPMRKPSGKYNIWNKITFEEGTSH, encoded by the coding sequence ATGATCCGAAACACCAGTTTTTCTAAAGCCCTGACGCTGGTCGCAGCCCTGACCGCCCTGCCCATCGCGGCAAGCGCCGACCCAGTGGCGGATTATCAGGAACACTGCGCCGAATGCCACGCCGAGAACCGTCTTGGCGCGCAAGGCCCGGCCTTGATTCCCGAAACGCTGGCCCGGATGCGCGGCCCGAAGATCGCCGAGGTCATCCGCGATGGCCGTGTCACCACCCAGATGCCCGCCTATGGCGAGGAATTGTCGGAAGAACAGATCGCGGCGCTCGCCGACTATCTGAAAACACCGCTCGACACCATTCCGCCATGGAATGAGCCTGAGATCACGGCCAGCCGCGTAATGGACGAAGACTATGCGCCCGTTGACGCGCCCGTCTGGCCGTCCGACCCGATGAACGTCACGCTGGCGGTGGAAACCGGCGATCACCACGTGTCCGTTCTTGATGGTGATACGTTCGAGGTGCTGGATCGGTTCGAAACCCCCTTCGCCGTCCATGGCGGCCCGAAATTTACCCCTGACGGCAAGTTCGTCTTCATCATGTCGCGGGACGGCTGGGTGCAGAAATACGACATCTATGCGCTGAAACAGGTGGGCCGCGTGCGCGCTGGCCTGAACAGCCGCAACATCGCCATGTCTGGCGATGGCAAGTGGCTGGCGGTCGCGAACTATCTGCCCAACACGCTGACCATCCTGTCCACTGATGACCTGTCAGTCGCCGAAGTGCATCAAGTCGTCGGCAAGGACGGCACGCCCAGCCGGGTGTCCGCCGTCTATCAAGCCCCGCCGCGTGACAGCTTTGTGCTGGCGCTGAAGGACGTGCCGGAAATCTGGGAAGTTTCTTACAGCAAGAACCCGGATTTGGGCATTTATGCCGCCGGGTTCACTCATGATTGGCGCATCGAAGGCCCGACCAAACAAGACACGCCATTCCCGATCCGCAAGATCACCACGCCCGACTATCTGGACGATTTCTTCTTCGATCAGAAATACGAGCACATCATGGGCGCGTCGCGCAAAGGCGAAGATGGCTTGGTCATCGACCTTGTGATTGGTCAGAAAGTGGCCGATCTGGACTTGCCGGGTATGCCGCACCTCGGGTCGGGAATTACGTGGGATTGGAACGATACAAAGGTCATGGCCACCCCGCACCTGAAAGAAGGTGTGGTGTCGGTGATCGACATGAACAGCTGGAAAACGGTCAAGCGGATCACCACCGAGGGCCCCGGTTTCTTCATGCGCAGTCACAAGAGCTCTCCTTACGTCTGGGCCGATGTGTTTTTTGGCCCGAATAAGGACAAGATGCATATCATCGACAAGAAAACGCTCGAAATCGTGAAGACCCTGCAACCCGTGCCCGGTGCCACCGTGGCGCATGTCGAGTTTACCAAGGATGGCAGCCATGCGCTGGTGTCTGTCTGGGAAGACGAAGGGGAAGTTCTGATCTATGATGCCAAGACGCTTGAGATCGTGAAACGCTTGCCGATGCGCAAACCTTCAGGCAAATACAACATCTGGAACAAGATCACCTTCGAAGAAGGCACGAGCCACTAA
- a CDS encoding U32 family peptidase, with protein MQLTVGPNQFFWKADAWSDFYDQMAAAPVERVVLGELVCSKRLPFYQDRIPGAIETLLDAGKEVAVTSLALVTLKRERKLTAELVDAGVEVEVNDLTTLAYLPKDVPFSVGPLVNVYNEGTLGWLAGRGATRICLPPELPLASVAALAAEGAARGVAIEVWGHGRLPLAISGRCYHARLHKRTKDNCQFACEDDPDGLSVRTLEDQPFLAMNGVQTLSDSCASMANQLEVLEKAGVKALRLSPHTGNFARVCQAWRDRIDGTLDAAALSAELETLSGGMRLSDGFLTGARGADWSRTKEGEPA; from the coding sequence ATGCAGCTGACCGTCGGACCCAACCAATTCTTCTGGAAAGCAGACGCGTGGAGCGATTTTTACGACCAGATGGCCGCCGCCCCTGTCGAGCGTGTCGTGCTGGGCGAGCTTGTGTGCTCGAAACGTCTGCCGTTTTACCAAGACCGTATCCCGGGCGCGATTGAAACGCTGCTGGACGCGGGGAAAGAGGTCGCCGTGACCTCGCTTGCCCTTGTGACGTTGAAACGCGAACGCAAGCTGACCGCCGAGCTGGTCGATGCAGGTGTCGAGGTCGAGGTGAACGACCTGACCACGCTGGCCTATCTGCCCAAGGACGTACCCTTTTCGGTCGGGCCTTTGGTGAATGTCTATAACGAAGGCACGCTGGGGTGGCTCGCGGGTCGCGGGGCCACGCGGATCTGCCTGCCGCCGGAATTGCCGTTGGCATCGGTTGCTGCACTGGCCGCTGAGGGGGCTGCGCGCGGTGTGGCGATCGAGGTCTGGGGGCACGGGCGACTGCCGCTCGCCATTTCCGGCCGCTGCTATCACGCGCGGCTGCACAAGCGCACCAAGGACAATTGCCAGTTTGCCTGCGAAGATGACCCCGATGGGCTGAGCGTGCGCACGTTGGAGGATCAGCCGTTTCTGGCAATGAACGGCGTGCAAACCCTGTCGGACAGTTGCGCCAGCATGGCCAACCAGTTGGAAGTGCTGGAAAAAGCGGGCGTGAAAGCCCTGCGCCTGTCACCGCACACCGGCAATTTTGCGCGCGTTTGTCAGGCGTGGCGCGACCGGATTGACGGAACGCTGGACGCCGCTGCATTGTCGGCTGAATTGGAAACCCTGTCGGGCGGCATGCGTCTGTCGGATGGGTTTTTGACCGGCGCGCGCGGCGCGGACTGGTCGCGTACCAAAGAAGGAGAGCCTGCATGA